In the Papio anubis isolate 15944 chromosome 3, Panubis1.0, whole genome shotgun sequence genome, cttagGATGTCTTTGGCCAGTTTTTAAATCAGGTTGCTTTCTTATTGTCgaattttaagtgattttaatatatatatatatagagagagagagagagagagagtttataagtaattttattttgagacaactGTCTGGAGTTTACAATGCCATGATTGAtagtctttttcctcttctccagaCGGGCTCTGAAAACCATCTGGAGGAGCTTGTAAATGAGAAGGCCTTGCCCTCCTAAATGTATGAGGAGGCTTTGCTTTGGCTTTTGGAAGTCATCCACAGGTGATGGAATCCCAGTACCCAAGAGCCCCTATGATTAAGCCTTCTCATAaagcttccctttccttccctctttccccttctctctgcctctcatgAGCTTTTTCTGACTCTAATTTCTCTCATTCAGCTTTGTGTTTAGCTTTCTTACCACAAACAAATTGTTTCTAGTGCAGTTGAGATTCCAGGAAGATTGCCAGGGTGTATCCTTCAattccataaaaaggaaagatattaactaaaaacatacacatgtgcacacaaagTCTCCTTCACCCATGCCTATTCTCTTACTAAGCTTTTCTCCTCTTCACACAAACAACCCCAGCAGATACACAATTTCGGTCTCAATCACTCTTCCACCTCTCTCATTTCTTGGCGCATGCAGAATGTCATTTCCAGCATGCAGCAAATCACATCAAAGTGCTGCCTGTGCCCAAAGGCCACGTGGCTTCCTCTGAGCTCCTCATTCCTCCTTGCTAGCCTGGGTGATTAATTGGAGGCAGATAGGTTAGAGTGTTGGGCAGTTACTCCTAGCGATGACAAACAAGGAGCCTGAGCAAGGCCCAAATATGGCCCTTTTTACCCACCCTTCCAAACACCAAACGTCTTGCACAAGAGAACATTTATAAGCTGGGTCCTCTGCCTGTAAGCCTACTAAATGATAACAGCTCAGTGGTGCTGACTGCTTTGTCTCCCTTTCTTCCAGCTCCTCTACTAGTGACCTCTCCAACTATGACCATGCCTATCTAAGGCGGAGCCCTGACCAGTGCAGCTCTCAGGGGAGCATGGAGAGCCTGGAGCCCAGTGGGGCATACCCACCCTGTCATCTTTCCCCTGCCAAGTCCACCGGCAGCATTGACCAGCTCAGCCACTTCCATAACAAGAGAGACTCGGCTTACAGCTCTTTCTCCACCAGTTCTAGCATCCTGGAGTATCCGCCCCCTAGCATCTCTGCCCGAGAGCGTTCAAGCTCCATGGACAATACTTCTGCTCGAGGTGGCCTCCTTGAagggatgaggcaggcagatattCGCTATGTCAAGACAGTCTATGACACCCGGAGGGGAGTCTCAGCAGAGTATGAGGTGAACTCTTCAGCCCTGCTGCTTCAAGGTAGGGAGGCCCGAGCCTCAGCAGATGGTCAGGGCTATGATAAATGGTCTAATATTCCTCGGGGCAAGGGAGTGCCACCCCCATCCTGGAGCCAGCAGTGCCCCAGTTCCTTGGAGACTGCCACGGACAACCTTCCTCCTAAGGTGGGTGCACCCCTGCCTCCAGCTCGGAGTGACAGTTATGCAGCATTTCGGCACCGTGAGCGGCCCAGCTCCTGGTCTAGCCTTGATCAGAAACGGCTCTGCCGGCCTCAGGGAAACTCTTTAGGCTCCCTGAAGTCTCCATTCATAGAGGAGCAGCTGCATACTGTGCTGGAGAAGAGTCCAGAGAACAGCCCCCCAGTGAAGCCCAAGCATAACTATACCCAGAAGGCCCAACCTGGCCAACCTCTGCTGCCAACCAGCATCTACCCTGTACCTTCCCTGGAGCCACACTTTGCCCaggtgcctcagccttctgtgagTAGCAACGGTCTGGTGTACCCTGCACTGGCCAAGGAGAGTGGATATATAGCCCCTCAGGGAGCGTGCAACAAGATGGCTACCATTGATGAGAATGGGAACCAGAATGGATCTAGCAGGCCTGGGTTTGCCTTTTGCCAGCCCTTAGAACATGACTTGCTGTCCCCAGTGGAGAAGAAACCAGAAGCTACAGTCAAGTATGTCCCCTCCAAAGTCCATTTTTCTTCAGTGCCTGAAAATGAGGAGGATGCCTCCCTGAAGAGACATCTCACACCTCCCCAAGGCAACAGCCCACATTCCAATGAGAGAAAGAGCACCCACAGCAACAAACCATCTTCTCATCCCCACAGCCTCAAATGCCCTCAGGCTCAGGCCTGGCAAGCGGGTGAAGACAAGAGATCTTCCAGGCTCTCAGAGCCTTGGGAGGGTGATTTCCAGGAAGACCACAATGCCAACCTctggaggaggctggagagagaaGGCCTAGGCCAGAGCCTGTCAGGCAACTTTGGCAAGACCAAGTCAGCCTTCTCATCTCTCCAGAACATTCCTGAGAGTCTGAGAAGACACAGCAGCCTGGAGCTAGGCCGGGGAGCCCAGGAGGGTTACCCGGGAGGCAGGCCCACCTGTGCAGTCAACACCAAGGCAGAAGACCCTGGGAGGAAAGCCGCTCCTGACCTTGGGAGCCATCTGGACCGGCAGCTTTCCTACCCGCGGCCCGAGGGGAGGACCGGTGCCTCGGCCTCTTTCCACAGCACAGACCCAAGGCCTGAAGAGCTGCCTGCCGCCTCGCACCCGCACACATCCAGTCTCGGCCGGAGGGGGCCCGGCCCAGGCAGCGCCTCGGCTCTTCAGGGCTTTCAGTACGGGAAGCCCCACTGCTCGGTGCTGGAGAAGGTCTCCAAATTCGAGCAGCGAGAGCAAGGGAGCCAGAGACCGAGTGTGGGCGGCTCCGGTTTTGGCCAGAACTATAGGCCCCACAGGACAGTCTCAACTTCCAGTACTTCTGGGAATGACTTCGAGGAGATAAAAGCCCACATCCGTTTCTCTGAGTCAGCTGAACCCCTAGGCAACGGGGAACAGCACTTCAAAAACGGGGAGCTGAAGTTGGAAGAGGCTTCCCGGCAGCCCTGTGGTCAGCAGCTGAGCGGAGGAGCCTCGGACAGCGGCCGTGGCCCCCAGAGGCCGGATGCTCGGCTCCTCCGCAGCCAGAGCACCTTCCAGCTCTCCAGCGAGCCAGAGAGGGAGCCCGAGTGGCGGGACAGGCCCGGCTCGCCCGAGTCGCCCCTGCTGGATGCCCCCTTCAGTCGCGCCTACCGGAACAGCATCAAGGATGCACAGTCTCGTGTCTTGGGGGCCACTTCCTTTCGACGCCGAGACCTGGAGCTGGGGGCGCCTGTGGCATCGAAGTCCTGGCGGCCGCGGCCTTCCTCGGCCCACGTGGGGCTGCGGAGCCCCGAGGCGCCGGCTTCCGCCTCCCCGCACACGCCCCGGGAGCGGCACAGTGTGACCCCTGCGGAGGGCGACCTGGCCAGGCCCGTGCCCGCTGCCGCCCGGAGAGGGGCTCGCCGGCGCCTGACTCCCGAGCAGAAGAAGCGCTCCTACTCCGAGCCCGAGAAGATGAACGAGGTGGGGGTCGCGGAGGAGGCCGAACCAACACCCCTGGGCCCGCAGAGGAATGGGATGCGTTTCCCGGAGAGCAGCGTGGCCGACCGGCGCCGCCTCTTCGAGCGCGATGGCAAGGCCTGCTCCACGCTCAGCCTGTCGGGGCCCGAGCTGAAGCAGTTCCAGCAGAGCGCCCTGGCCGACTACATACAGCGCAAGACCGGCAAGCGGCCTACCTCCGCCGCCGGCTGCAGCCTCCAGGAGCCCGGGCCACTGCGCGAGCGCGCCCAGAGTGCCTACCTCCAGCCTGGCCCCGCGGCGCTCGAACCCTCCggcctcacctcagcctccagcttgAGCTCACTGCGGGAGCCCAGCCTGCAGCCCCGCAGGGAGGCCACACTCCTGCCGGCCACAGTTGCAGAAACCCCGCAGGCTCCCCGAGATCGCAGCAGCTCCTTTGCCGGTGGCCGCCGCCTCTGGGAACGGCGACGCGGGGACCCACAGGTCCCAAGGGAGCTGCTCAGTGGAGCAAACGGTGGAACAAGGGGCACCCAGAGAGTGGATGAGACCCACAGGGAGCCATCCTCCTGGGGGGCCAGGGCTGGGAAGTCCATGTCAGCTGAGGACCTGCTGGAACGCTCAGACGTCCTCGCCGGCCCTGTCCACGTGAGGTCCAGGTCATCTCCCGCCACTGCGGACAAGCACCAGGTATGTGCAACCAGCAAGTCCTGGCCTCGGACTGTCCCTTCCTCCCTAGAAGTTTTAATGGGGCTCCCCAACCCCCCACACTCTCACTCCCTCTCCCAGTTCAGTTTTCCTTGTGAAAACAGAAAAGTAGCATTCGTTTTCATGAGTTGAGTTTCTCAAGTGTCCCTGCCTGGTTTCCTTACAAAGATATAGGTATCTAGATTACCTATATTGTTATACAGATTATCTATCTCCTTTTTAGGAAGTCACCACCTCTCAATGCAAAAATGCAAGGTTAGGAAAAATTAGggattatcttttttgtttttttgttttttaatggattaGAGTGTGGATCTGAGTATTTAAAACGTTTTAGCTTTGCACCCTTTCTGTTTCTATTGGACTCTGCATCTACAAAATAGCTAGAGTGATTGACATTGATAGTCATTGGTTATTGAATTCCTGGCCCTCAGCTAAGTGTGTGGCAGGTC is a window encoding:
- the SHROOM3 gene encoding protein Shroom3 isoform X1, producing the protein MAFYSTPEYDIQLARGLLSGMFLFATRRSEPAGRPHSWHTTKSGEKQPDASMMQISQGMIGPPWHQSYHSSSSTSDLSNYDHAYLRRSPDQCSSQGSMESLEPSGAYPPCHLSPAKSTGSIDQLSHFHNKRDSAYSSFSTSSSILEYPPPSISARERSSSMDNTSARGGLLEGMRQADIRYVKTVYDTRRGVSAEYEVNSSALLLQGREARASADGQGYDKWSNIPRGKGVPPPSWSQQCPSSLETATDNLPPKVGAPLPPARSDSYAAFRHRERPSSWSSLDQKRLCRPQGNSLGSLKSPFIEEQLHTVLEKSPENSPPVKPKHNYTQKAQPGQPLLPTSIYPVPSLEPHFAQVPQPSVSSNGLVYPALAKESGYIAPQGACNKMATIDENGNQNGSSRPGFAFCQPLEHDLLSPVEKKPEATVKYVPSKVHFSSVPENEEDASLKRHLTPPQGNSPHSNERKSTHSNKPSSHPHSLKCPQAQAWQAGEDKRSSRLSEPWEGDFQEDHNANLWRRLEREGLGQSLSGNFGKTKSAFSSLQNIPESLRRHSSLELGRGAQEGYPGGRPTCAVNTKAEDPGRKAAPDLGSHLDRQLSYPRPEGRTGASASFHSTDPRPEELPAASHPHTSSLGRRGPGPGSASALQGFQYGKPHCSVLEKVSKFEQREQGSQRPSVGGSGFGQNYRPHRTVSTSSTSGNDFEEIKAHIRFSESAEPLGNGEQHFKNGELKLEEASRQPCGQQLSGGASDSGRGPQRPDARLLRSQSTFQLSSEPEREPEWRDRPGSPESPLLDAPFSRAYRNSIKDAQSRVLGATSFRRRDLELGAPVASKSWRPRPSSAHVGLRSPEAPASASPHTPRERHSVTPAEGDLARPVPAAARRGARRRLTPEQKKRSYSEPEKMNEVGVAEEAEPTPLGPQRNGMRFPESSVADRRRLFERDGKACSTLSLSGPELKQFQQSALADYIQRKTGKRPTSAAGCSLQEPGPLRERAQSAYLQPGPAALEPSGLTSASSLSSLREPSLQPRREATLLPATVAETPQAPRDRSSSFAGGRRLWERRRGDPQVPRELLSGANGGTRGTQRVDETHREPSSWGARAGKSMSAEDLLERSDVLAGPVHVRSRSSPATADKHQDVLLGQDNGFGLVKDPCYLAGPGSRSLSCSETGQEEMPLLFHHPTPRWGGSGCKAIGDSSVPSECPGTPDHQRQASRTPCPRPPLAGTQGQLTDTRAAPLTPLGTPLPSAVPSGYCSQDGQTGRQPLPPYTPAMTHRSNGHTLTQPPGPRGCEGDGPEHGVEEGTRKRVSLPQWPPPSRVKWAHAGREDSLPEESAAPEFANLKHYQKQQSLPSSCSTSDPDTPLGTPSTPGRISLRISESVLRDSPPPREDYEDEVFVRDLHPKATSSPTFETLPPPPPPPPSQETLVYSMDDFPPPPPHAVCEAQLDSEDPEGPRPSSNKLSKVTIARERHMPGAAHVVGSQTLASRLQTSIKGSEAESTPPSFMSVHPQLAGSLGGQPAPIRTQSLTHDPVNGTQGLEKKVNSDPQKSSEDIRTEALAKEIVHQDKSLADILDPDSRLKTTMDLMEGLFPRDVNLLKENSVKRKAIQRTVSSSGCEGKRNEDKEAVSMLVNCPAYYSVSAPKAELLNKIKEMPAEVNEEEEQADVNEKKAELIGSLTHKLETLQEAKGSLLMDIKLNNALGEEVEALISELCKPNEFDKYRMFIGDLDKVVNLLLSLSGRLARVENVLSGLGEDASNEERSSLYEKRKILAGQHEDARELKENLDRRERIVLGILANYLSEEQLQDYQHFVKMKSTLLIEQRKLDDKIKLGQEQVKCLLESLPSDFIPKAGALALPPNLTSEPTPAGGCTFSGVFPTLTSPL
- the SHROOM3 gene encoding protein Shroom3 isoform X2, with the protein product MMQISQGMIGPPWHQSYHSSSSTSDLSNYDHAYLRRSPDQCSSQGSMESLEPSGAYPPCHLSPAKSTGSIDQLSHFHNKRDSAYSSFSTSSSILEYPPPSISARERSSSMDNTSARGGLLEGMRQADIRYVKTVYDTRRGVSAEYEVNSSALLLQGREARASADGQGYDKWSNIPRGKGVPPPSWSQQCPSSLETATDNLPPKVGAPLPPARSDSYAAFRHRERPSSWSSLDQKRLCRPQGNSLGSLKSPFIEEQLHTVLEKSPENSPPVKPKHNYTQKAQPGQPLLPTSIYPVPSLEPHFAQVPQPSVSSNGLVYPALAKESGYIAPQGACNKMATIDENGNQNGSSRPGFAFCQPLEHDLLSPVEKKPEATVKYVPSKVHFSSVPENEEDASLKRHLTPPQGNSPHSNERKSTHSNKPSSHPHSLKCPQAQAWQAGEDKRSSRLSEPWEGDFQEDHNANLWRRLEREGLGQSLSGNFGKTKSAFSSLQNIPESLRRHSSLELGRGAQEGYPGGRPTCAVNTKAEDPGRKAAPDLGSHLDRQLSYPRPEGRTGASASFHSTDPRPEELPAASHPHTSSLGRRGPGPGSASALQGFQYGKPHCSVLEKVSKFEQREQGSQRPSVGGSGFGQNYRPHRTVSTSSTSGNDFEEIKAHIRFSESAEPLGNGEQHFKNGELKLEEASRQPCGQQLSGGASDSGRGPQRPDARLLRSQSTFQLSSEPEREPEWRDRPGSPESPLLDAPFSRAYRNSIKDAQSRVLGATSFRRRDLELGAPVASKSWRPRPSSAHVGLRSPEAPASASPHTPRERHSVTPAEGDLARPVPAAARRGARRRLTPEQKKRSYSEPEKMNEVGVAEEAEPTPLGPQRNGMRFPESSVADRRRLFERDGKACSTLSLSGPELKQFQQSALADYIQRKTGKRPTSAAGCSLQEPGPLRERAQSAYLQPGPAALEPSGLTSASSLSSLREPSLQPRREATLLPATVAETPQAPRDRSSSFAGGRRLWERRRGDPQVPRELLSGANGGTRGTQRVDETHREPSSWGARAGKSMSAEDLLERSDVLAGPVHVRSRSSPATADKHQDVLLGQDNGFGLVKDPCYLAGPGSRSLSCSETGQEEMPLLFHHPTPRWGGSGCKAIGDSSVPSECPGTPDHQRQASRTPCPRPPLAGTQGQLTDTRAAPLTPLGTPLPSAVPSGYCSQDGQTGRQPLPPYTPAMTHRSNGHTLTQPPGPRGCEGDGPEHGVEEGTRKRVSLPQWPPPSRVKWAHAGREDSLPEESAAPEFANLKHYQKQQSLPSSCSTSDPDTPLGTPSTPGRISLRISESVLRDSPPPREDYEDEVFVRDLHPKATSSPTFETLPPPPPPPPSQETLVYSMDDFPPPPPHAVCEAQLDSEDPEGPRPSSNKLSKVTIARERHMPGAAHVVGSQTLASRLQTSIKGSEAESTPPSFMSVHPQLAGSLGGQPAPIRTQSLTHDPVNGTQGLEKKVNSDPQKSSEDIRTEALAKEIVHQDKSLADILDPDSRLKTTMDLMEGLFPRDVNLLKENSVKRKAIQRTVSSSGCEGKRNEDKEAVSMLVNCPAYYSVSAPKAELLNKIKEMPAEVNEEEEQADVNEKKAELIGSLTHKLETLQEAKGSLLMDIKLNNALGEEVEALISELCKPNEFDKYRMFIGDLDKVVNLLLSLSGRLARVENVLSGLGEDASNEERSSLYEKRKILAGQHEDARELKENLDRRERIVLGILANYLSEEQLQDYQHFVKMKSTLLIEQRKLDDKIKLGQEQVKCLLESLPSDFIPKAGALALPPNLTSEPTPAGGCTFSGVFPTLTSPL